AGCGTGTCGAGATCGGCGGCGAACGCCGGGCCGGACTTCTCCCGCGCCGCCCCGATGATGGCGGCGACCGTCGGGTCGGCGCCCGCTGGAGCGGTGTCCAGGAACGCGCCCACCGCGGCATAGCGTTCGGCGACGATCGCGCCGTCGTAGAGCAGCAGTGCGGCGTCGAGGAGGACGGAGACGTCGATTTCCTCGGTTTTCGCGCCGGTGTCGGCGACAGCGGCGACGGTGCGCGCGAACGACTCTCGATATGGCTCGCTGAGCGGGGCCAGATCCTCGGAACGCGGCACGGCGATGCGCGGCGTGAGCGGTGCGGCCAACCGGACGTCGGCGGGCCAAGTCCGGCTACGCGGGTCGCGCGGCTCCGGGCCCGCCATCACAGCGGCCGCGGCGACCGCCGAGTCGAGGTCGGCGGCGAAGACCGTCACGGCGTCGTAATCCACACAGGCGGGCACGGTTCCGTGCGCCGGGATCACACCCAAGGTGGCTTTGAGGCCGACGATCCCGTGCAATGCCGCGGGCACGCGACCGGAACCCGCTGTGTCGGTGCCGATTCCGATATCCGCGATGCCGAGCGCCACCGCCGCGGCGGAACCGGAACTCGACCCGCCCGACACCAACTCCGGATCGAGGGCGTTGCGCACCGCGCCGTACGGGCTGCGCGTCCCGACCAGCCCGGTGGCGAACTGGTCGAGGTTCGTCTTGCCCAGCACCAGCGCGCCCGCCGCGAGCAATCGCTCGACCGCCGCCGCGGTCGCCTCCGGTTGATAGGCGAATTCCGGGCAGGCCGCGGTGGTCGGCAGGCCCGCCACGTCGATGTTGTCCTTCACCGCCACCAGCACTCCGGCCAGCGGCAGGGCCTCTCCGGCGGCGAGCCGCCGTGCGAGCGCGGCCGCTTCAGCGGCGACCTCGGATTCGGGTCGCAGGGTGATCCACACCTCCGGCCGATCGACTTCGGCGATTCGCCGATAGGCGGCCGCGACGCGTGCGATGGGGTCGACTGCGGTGTTGCCTAGGACGCCTGGGGGCATTCAGTCGGCTCCGATCACTACTAGGGGCGTTCCCGGCTCCACCTTGGCGCCGGACGTGGTCAGGACCTTCAGCACGGTGCCCGCGGCCGGGCTGTGCACAGGTAGTTCGAGCTTCATCGCCTCCAGGACGGCCACCGCCGCACCCGCCGTGACCCGCTGCCCGGGCTCGACTTCCACCCGCCAGACATTGCCGATCATCGGCGCGGTGACGACGGTCGCGTCGGCGGGCAGCCCTGCCAGCGGGTCGTGGATGGGTGCGGCGGCGGGCGCGACGGCGCCGCGTTCGAACTCGCCCGCCGCCCGCCACGCGTCCTTCTCCGCCTCGAACGCGGCGGCCTGCCTGGCTTCGAACTCGGCGATCGCGCCTGCCTCGGTGCGCAGCAACCGCAGATGGTCGGCGAGCGCGAAACTGCCCTCGCTCACCTCCGCGTCGAACCTGCCCGCGGCGGCCGCGGCGCGGTATTCGAGCAACTGCTCCGCGCCGACCGGTTCCCAGACGATGCGATCGAAGAACCGGAACAGCCAGGGCGTGCCCGCCTCGAACGGCGCGGACTGCCGATAGCTGGACCAGATCGGCACCGTTCGGCCGATCAGCTGGTAACCGCCTGGCGAGGCCATCCCGTAGACGCACAGGTACTTGCCTCCGATGCCGACGGCATCCGACGGGGTCCAGGTACGCGCCGGGTTGTATTTGGTGGTGACCAGGCGGTGCCGCGGATCGAGCGGAACCGCCAGCGGCGCACCGAGATACACGTCACCGAGCCCCAGTACCAGATACTCGGCGTCGAAGACCGTGGCGCGCACGTCGTCGACGCTGTCGAGCCCGTTGATGCGGCGGATGAACTCGGTGTTCGACGGCAGCCACGGCGCGGTGTCGCGCACACCGCTGCGGTAACGGTCGATCGCTTCCGCGATGGACGGGTCGTCGAACGACAGCGGCAACCGGATGGTGCGGCTCGGCACCACCAGATCGGTCGTGGCGGGCAGCTCGGCTTCGAGTTCGGCCAGCGTGCCGAGCAGTCGATAGTGCGGCAGCACTTCGGGATCGAAGTGGATGTGCAGGGAGCGGACGCCAGGGGTGACGTCGAGGATGCCGGGCAGCCGGACGCCCGCGAGGGCTTCGGACAGCGCGTGCACCCGCATGCGCAGCCCGAGGTCCAGCACCATCTCGCCGTACTCGACCAGGACGTTGTCGTCGCCGCCGCGCAGGTATCGCACCCGCGGCCGGTCCGGTGACGCCTCGATTCCGCCGAGGACGCCGCGATCCCGCAGCGCGGCGGGAGAACCGGTGGGCAGATCCGGCACGCGGCTGCCGTCGGACGCGCGCAGCGCGGCCGCCTTGTCGTCGTCGACCGGCACGAACCGCACGGTGTCGCCGGGACGCAACTGACCCATCCGCCAGCGATGCGCGGACACCACGGTGAGCGGGCAGGCGAAGCCGCCGAGGCTGGGGCCGTCGGGCCCGAGCAGGATGGGCGTGTCACCGGAGACGTTCAACGCGCCCACGCTGTAGGGGTTGTCGTGCAGGTTGGACGGGTGCAGCCCGGCCTCGCCGCCGTCGCTGCGCGACCAAGCAGGTTTCGGGCCCTCCAGCCGGATGCCGGTGCGGTTGGCGTGGCTGCCGACCCGCCACGGGTGTGTGCAGAACTGGGTCATGTCGGCGTCGGTGAAGTACGCGGGCGCGGTCTGCGGACCGACGCCGACCGCGAGCTGCCAGTCGTGGGTGAACGTCGGCCGGTCTCCCGCCGGCACCGCGGCGGGTGCGCCGAGTGCGCCTGCGTCCACCGAGGCGATGCCGAGCACGTCGCCGGTCGCCACCGCCTTTCCGGTCACACCGCCGAATCCGCCGAGGGTGAAGGTGGCCGCGCTGCCGTGGTAGAGCGGCGCATCGATGCCGCCGCGCACCGCCAGATAGGTGCGCAGGCCGGTGTCGGCGGGTGCGCCGATGTCCAGCAACGCGCCCGCGGCCACGGTGACCGGCTCCCACATCGCCACCGGACGGCCGTCCACCGTCACCGGCGCGGGCGCGCCGGTCACGCACACGACGGTGGTGTCGGAGAAGCGCAATTGCGGGCCCTGCAAGGTGCATTCGAGCGCGGGGACGCCGACCGGGTTGCCGACCGCGGTGTTGGCGAGGGTGAAGGAGAGGTCGTCCATCGGGCCGGACGGCGGAATGCCGACCTCCCACAGGCCGATCCGGCCGGGGTAGTCCTGCACGGTGGTCATGGTGCCGCCGCGCAGCACGTCGATGCGGCGGCCGACCGGGCGGATCTCGGCCAGCGTGGTGGTGGTGTGCTCGGTGCGCAGCACCCGGCCGTCCGCCGCGGCTCGGCGGACTTGCGGCAGATTCGTCTGGACGCCGTAGATCCGGGTCTCGGCGAGTGCGGTGCGCAGTGCGGCGAAGGCGTCCGTTCGGCTCTCCCCGGTGCTGATCACCTTGGCCAGCAGCGGGTCGTAATACGGGCTGACCTCCGAGCCGGTGGCGACCCACGTGTCCACCCGGACGTCGTCCGGGAAGTGCGCGGCCGTGATCAGACCCGCGCTCGGGCGGTAGTCGTGGCCGGGATCTTCCGCGTAGACCCGCGCCTCCACCGCGTGACCGGTGATCGCCGGTCCCCGCTCGGGCTGTTCATCGACCATCGAGGTGTCGCCGCCGGCGAGGCGCAGCATCCATTCCACCAGGTCGACGCCGGTGACCGCCTCGGTGACCGGATGCTCGACCTGCAGCCGGGTGTTCATCTCCAGGAATGACGCGGCGCCGCTGTCGGCGTCGTAGACGAACTCCACCGTCCCGGCCGAGCGGTATCCGACCGAACGGGCGAGCTCCCGGGACGCGGCGAGCAGACGCTCCGACAGCTCCGCGCCGAGACCCGGGGCGGGCGCCTCCTCGATCACCTTCTGATTGCGGCGTTGCAGCGAGCAGTCTCTGGTGCCGAGGCTGACCACGCGGCCGTGGCCGTCGCCGAACAGTTGCACCTCGACGTGCCTGGCGCGCGCGACGAAACGTTCCAGGAAGACGCCCGCCGACCCGAAGTTCGCCGCCGCGATGCGCTGCACCCGCTCGTAGGCCGCGCGCACCTTGTCCGGGCCGAAGCATGCCTGCATGCCGATGCCGCCACCGCCGCCGACCGCCTTCAGCATCACGGGAAAACCGATCCGCTCCGCCTCCGCGACCGCGTGATCGGCCGATTCGAGCAGGTCGCTGCCCGGGATGAGCGGTACGCCCACCGCGCGCGCCGCTGTGCGCGCGGTGTGCTTGTCCCCGAAGACGCGCAGCTGCTCGGGGGTCGGCCCGACGAACGCGATGCCCGCCTGCTCGACCGCGGTGGCGAAATCGGCGTTCTCCGAGAGAAAGCCGTAGCCGGGATGAATGGCTCCGGCTCCGGCGGTCAGCGCCGCCTCGACCACCAGGTCGGCCCGCAGATACGACTCCGCCGCCGGGCCCGGTCCCAGCCGCACGGCGACGTCCGCCATCTCGACGTGCGCGGCGCTCACATCGGCATCGGAGTACACGGCGACCGTCTTCAGCCCCAGTGCCCGGGCCGTCCGCACGATGCGGCAGGCGATCTCGCCGCGATTGGCGACGAGCACCGTATCGAATTCCAGACTCACTACCGCTCCCTGCTAATCCGTAGCCAGCGACATCGCCGCGATCGCGCGGGTGACTCGTTCGAGCACCACGTCCAGCGATTCACCGATGTGCGTGTGCAGCAGCCGATACGCGAGCGGGAGGTCGTCGGCCAGCACGGCGTCGAGAATTCCGAGATGCTCGGCGATGGTGGTCTCGATCCGGTTGTTGACCATGAAGTCGTACATCCGTACGTGGCGGATGCGAGAATTCACCGCCTTCAGTGCCCGCACCATCTCCGTGTTGCCCGCCGCGGTGAGCAGGGTGACGTGGAATTCCTCGTCGCGCACCACGAAACCGGGTTCTTGTTCCGGCGGGTCGGCGCGCAGCTCCAGCCAGGCGGCGCGCTCACATTCGAGGAGTTCCCGGTCGTGCGTGACGGCGGGATTGGTCATCGCGCGCTGTAAACCGCCCAGCTCCAGCGTGATTCGCAGCTCGTACAGGTCACGGATCAGTGGGATGCTCGGCCGTACCGGGCTGAAGCCGTATTCTTCGCGTTGCAGCAATCCATCCGAGCACAGGACGGTCAGCGCTTCGCGGACCGGCGTGCGCGAGATGCCGAAGCGCGCGGAGAGTTTCGGTTCGGTCAGCCGTTCGCCGAACTTGATGTCTCCGTTCATGAGCTCGCTGCGCAGCGCCGCGTACACCACGTCGCGCAGCGGTTTGCCCGCCGCGTCCGCCAGGGTCGCTATCCGTGTCGACATGCCTGTATACGCTATTGACCTCCCATTTCGGTGGAGTGTCCGTAAGTTATCGCCGCGTTAGCGTCTGCTCACCGCGCCGGTCGCGACGCTGTGCCCCGCCGACCGGTCCGACAGCGGGGACGAAACGGAATCCCGCGCCGGGCCGACAGACTCATCGAGTCGGTTGTCCATCAGTGAGCATCAAGGAGACGGTATGAAGCGCAGCAC
Above is a genomic segment from Nocardia sputorum containing:
- a CDS encoding GntR family transcriptional regulator, which translates into the protein MSTRIATLADAAGKPLRDVVYAALRSELMNGDIKFGERLTEPKLSARFGISRTPVREALTVLCSDGLLQREEYGFSPVRPSIPLIRDLYELRITLELGGLQRAMTNPAVTHDRELLECERAAWLELRADPPEQEPGFVVRDEEFHVTLLTAAGNTEMVRALKAVNSRIRHVRMYDFMVNNRIETTIAEHLGILDAVLADDLPLAYRLLHTHIGESLDVVLERVTRAIAAMSLATD
- the uca gene encoding urea carboxylase; this encodes MSLEFDTVLVANRGEIACRIVRTARALGLKTVAVYSDADVSAAHVEMADVAVRLGPGPAAESYLRADLVVEAALTAGAGAIHPGYGFLSENADFATAVEQAGIAFVGPTPEQLRVFGDKHTARTAARAVGVPLIPGSDLLESADHAVAEAERIGFPVMLKAVGGGGGIGMQACFGPDKVRAAYERVQRIAAANFGSAGVFLERFVARARHVEVQLFGDGHGRVVSLGTRDCSLQRRNQKVIEEAPAPGLGAELSERLLAASRELARSVGYRSAGTVEFVYDADSGAASFLEMNTRLQVEHPVTEAVTGVDLVEWMLRLAGGDTSMVDEQPERGPAITGHAVEARVYAEDPGHDYRPSAGLITAAHFPDDVRVDTWVATGSEVSPYYDPLLAKVISTGESRTDAFAALRTALAETRIYGVQTNLPQVRRAAADGRVLRTEHTTTTLAEIRPVGRRIDVLRGGTMTTVQDYPGRIGLWEVGIPPSGPMDDLSFTLANTAVGNPVGVPALECTLQGPQLRFSDTTVVCVTGAPAPVTVDGRPVAMWEPVTVAAGALLDIGAPADTGLRTYLAVRGGIDAPLYHGSAATFTLGGFGGVTGKAVATGDVLGIASVDAGALGAPAAVPAGDRPTFTHDWQLAVGVGPQTAPAYFTDADMTQFCTHPWRVGSHANRTGIRLEGPKPAWSRSDGGEAGLHPSNLHDNPYSVGALNVSGDTPILLGPDGPSLGGFACPLTVVSAHRWRMGQLRPGDTVRFVPVDDDKAAALRASDGSRVPDLPTGSPAALRDRGVLGGIEASPDRPRVRYLRGGDDNVLVEYGEMVLDLGLRMRVHALSEALAGVRLPGILDVTPGVRSLHIHFDPEVLPHYRLLGTLAELEAELPATTDLVVPSRTIRLPLSFDDPSIAEAIDRYRSGVRDTAPWLPSNTEFIRRINGLDSVDDVRATVFDAEYLVLGLGDVYLGAPLAVPLDPRHRLVTTKYNPARTWTPSDAVGIGGKYLCVYGMASPGGYQLIGRTVPIWSSYRQSAPFEAGTPWLFRFFDRIVWEPVGAEQLLEYRAAAAAGRFDAEVSEGSFALADHLRLLRTEAGAIAEFEARQAAAFEAEKDAWRAAGEFERGAVAPAAAPIHDPLAGLPADATVVTAPMIGNVWRVEVEPGQRVTAGAAVAVLEAMKLELPVHSPAAGTVLKVLTTSGAKVEPGTPLVVIGAD
- the atzF gene encoding allophanate hydrolase — translated: MPPGVLGNTAVDPIARVAAAYRRIAEVDRPEVWITLRPESEVAAEAAALARRLAAGEALPLAGVLVAVKDNIDVAGLPTTAACPEFAYQPEATAAAVERLLAAGALVLGKTNLDQFATGLVGTRSPYGAVRNALDPELVSGGSSSGSAAAVALGIADIGIGTDTAGSGRVPAALHGIVGLKATLGVIPAHGTVPACVDYDAVTVFAADLDSAVAAAAVMAGPEPRDPRSRTWPADVRLAAPLTPRIAVPRSEDLAPLSEPYRESFARTVAAVADTGAKTEEIDVSVLLDAALLLYDGAIVAERYAAVGAFLDTAPAGADPTVAAIIGAAREKSGPAFAADLDTLTRAKAAAADLLRGFDALLLPTTTEHPSIAAVQADPIGINRRMGTYTNFCNLLDMAAVAVPGAPTTDGAPFGVMLVTPAFADQVAVDIAARLLGLASAPLLVDQGVDLAVFGAHLRGQPLHWQLENLGARFLGPVRTTDAYRLTALDTTPPKPGLVRHGPGRGAPIEGELFRVSAAGLGAFLAELPAPMALTSIELADGRDVVGFTCTHDAAAAATDITHHASWRTYLRHRS